A region from the Tachyglossus aculeatus isolate mTacAcu1 chromosome X2, mTacAcu1.pri, whole genome shotgun sequence genome encodes:
- the RNASEH2A gene encoding ribonuclease H2 subunit A: MDLGDFQRDNTGSRRLSSPIPELCRTEECCLGIDEAGRGPVLGPMVYGICFCPLSRQGDLTALKVADSKTLTESERERLFGKLDAAREFVGWALEVLSPNLISTSMQRRAKYNLNALSHDTAMALVQHALDMGVRVTQVFVDTVGPAEKYQEKLKQRFPELEVTVKPKADALFPVVSAASICAKVARDLVVKNWRFLEDLGDGNMDYGSGYPNDPKTKEWLSRNLDPVFGFPQFVRFSWSTAQTILDREAVPVRWEDAEEEEGASSRKGTHSLLAFFARRDGPAQRQPHRFFHERRLEIITNL; this comes from the exons ATGGACCTCGGGGATTTCCAGCGGGACAACACGGGCAGCCGCCGTTTGAGCTCGCCCATCCCGGAGCTCTGCCGGACCGAGGAGTGCTGCCTGGGCATCGATGAGGCCGGCCGGGGGCCCGTGCTGG gccctATGGTGTATGGCATCTGCTTCTGCCCCCTGTCCCGTCAGGGGGATCTCACGGCACTGAAGGTAGCAG ACTCGAAAACCCTGACGGAATCAGAGCGTGAGCGGCTCTTTGGGAAGCTGGATGCAGCCCGAGAGTTTGTCGGCTGGGCCCTGGAAGTGCTATCCCCCAATCTCATCTCCACCAGCATGCAGCGACG GGCCAAGTATAACCTGAATGCCCTATCCCATGACACTGCCATGGCACTGGTTCAGCATGCCCTGGACATGGGGGTGCGAGTCACCCAG GTGTTTGTGGACACAGTGGGCCCAGCTGAGAAGTACCAAGAGAAGCTGAAGCAGCGATTTCCAGAGCTGGAAGTGACTGTGAAACCCAAAGCTGATGCCCTCTTCCCTGTGGTCAGCGCCGCCAGTATCTGTGCAAAG GTGGCCCGTGACCTGGTGGTGAAGAACTGGCGGTTCCTGGAGGATTTAGGGGATGGAAACATGGACTATGGCTCTGGCTACCCCAATG ATCCCAAGACCAAGGAGTGGCTGTCCCGGAACCTGGACCCCGTCTTTGGCTTCCCACAGTTTGTGCGATTCAGCTGGAGCACGGCCCAAACCATCCTAGACCGCGAGGCAGTGCCTGTGCGCTG ggaggatgcagaggaggaggagggggcttcgtCAAGAAAGGGCACCCACTCCCTGCTCGCCTTCTTTGCTCGCAGAGATGGTCCTGCCCAGCGCCAGCCTCACCGTTTCTTCCATGAACGTAGACTGGAGATCATCACTAACCTATAG
- the THSD8 gene encoding thrombospondin type-1 domain-containing protein 8, translating to MAALVGQLLILFLLPPACLPQDYHYYGDHSPRGYPWGREPEAKDVMFGPWGLWGCFCALGQQQRSRKMVETGMGPVFLDKDTFLQHLPCTHTDCPHCSRRHCGRRA from the exons ATGGCCGCGCTGGTGGGACAGTTGCTGATACTGTTCTTGCTGCCCCCAGCCTGCCTACCTcaggattatcattattacggggACCATAGCCCCAGGGGTTATCCCTGGGGGAGGGAGCCAG AGGCTAAGGACGTGATGTTCGGCCCCTGGGGGCTCTGGGGGTGCTTTTGTGCCCTGGGCCAACAGCAGCGGAGCAGGAAGATGGTAGAGACCGGCATGGGCCCTGTGTTCCTAGACAAGGACACCTTCCTTCAGCACCTGCCCTGTACCCACACTGACTGCCCGCACTGCTCCCGACGTCATTGTGGCCGGAGGGCTTGA
- the PRDX2 gene encoding peroxiredoxin-2, with translation MASGNAHIGKPAPDFHATAVVDGLFKEVKLSDYKGKYVVLFFYPLDFTFVCPTEIIAFSENASAFRQLNCEVLGVSVDSQFTHLAWINTPRNTGGLGTMNIPLLADLTHSIATDYGVLKEDEGIAYRGLFIIDTKGIVRQITINDLPVGRSVEEILRLVQAFQYTDKHDEVCPAGWKPGSDTIKPNVKDSKEYFSKNN, from the exons ATGGCCTCTGGGAACGCTCACATTGGCAAGCCAGCCCCTGACTTTCATGCAACAGCTGTGGTGGATGGACTCTTCAAAGAGGTCAAGCTGTCGGACTACAAAG GGAAGTACGTGGTCCTGTTCTTTTACCCATTGGACTTCACTTTCGTCTGCCCTACTGAGATCATTGCCTTCAGCGAGAATGCTAGTGCCTTCCGTCAGCTCAACTGTGAGGTGCTTGGTGTCTCTGTCGACTCCCAATTCACTCATTTGGCCTG GATCAACACCCCACGAAACACAGGGGGCCTAGGCACCATGAACATTCCTTTGCTGGCTGACCTGACCCACAGCATTGCCACTGACTATGGGGTGCTGAAGGAAGATGAAGGCATCGCCTACAG ggGCCTGTTCATCATTGACACCAAGGGCATCGTGCGGCAGATCACGATCAACGACCTGCCTGTTGGGCGTTCAGTGGAGGAAATCCTGAGACTTGTGCAAGCTTTCCAGTATACAGACAAACATGATGAGG TGTGCCCAGCAGGCTGGAAGCCTGGAAGTGACACCATCAAGCCCAATGTGAAGGACAGCAAGGAATACTTCTCAAAGAACAACTAG
- the JUNB gene encoding transcription factor jun-B encodes MCTKMEQPFYHDDSYPTPGYVGRGPGGLALQDYKLLKHNLALNLSDPYRGLKSHLQLRGQGPPAEDSAYFAAQQQQQQQQQQQDTTGAGGSLKLASPELERLIIQNSNGVITTTPTPPGQYFYPRGVTEEQEGFADGFVKALDDLHKMNHVGPPNVSIGAGGAGGPAPPAPPSSSVYGASSLPEPPPVYTNLTSYNPVGGGAGGSGGGGGGGSSSYPTATISYLPHAPPFAGGHPAGGALGLGPGAHPGRGGPAGGLASFKEEPQTVPEAQSRDGTPPMSPINMEDQERIKVERKRLRNRLAATKCRKRKLERIARLEDKVKSLKTENAGLSNTASLLREQVAQLKQKVMNHVNNGCQLLLTVKMQNF; translated from the coding sequence ATGTGCACGAAGATGGAGCAGCCCTTCTACCACGACGACTCGTATCCGACTCCGGGCTACGTTGGGCGGGGACCGGGCGGCCTTGCCCTGCAGGACTACAAGCTGCTGAAACACAACCTGGCGCTGAATCTCTCCGACCCCTACCGCGGCCTCAAGTCCCACCTGCAGCTCCGGGGCCAGGGCCCGCCCGCCGAAGACAGCGCCTACTTCGccgcgcagcagcagcagcagcagcagcagcagcagcaggacacCACCGGGGCCGGGGGCTCCCTGAAACTCGCCTCTCCGGAGCTCGAGCGCCTCATCATCCAGAACAGCAACGGGGTCATCACCACCACGCCCACCCCCCCGGGCCAGTACTTCTATCCGCGGGGCGTCACGGAGGAGCAGGAAGGCTTCGCCGACGGGTTCGTCAAGGCGCTGGACGACCTGCACAAGATGAACCACGTGGGGCCCCCCAACGTGTCCAtcggggccggcggggccggggggccggcccCCCCGGCGCCTCCGAGCAGCAGCGTCTACGGAGCCTCCTCCCTGCCCGAACCGCCACCCGTCTACACCAACCTCACCAGCTACAACCCCGTTGGGGGAGGTGCCgggggcagcggcggcggcggcggcggcggctcctccaGCTACCCCACCGCCACCATCAGCTACCTCCCCCACGCCCCGCCCTTCGCTGGGGGTCATCCCGCCGGGGGGGCCCTGGGGCTGGGCCCGGGGGCTCACCCGGGCCGGGGGGGCCCCGCCGGCGGGCTGGCGAGCTTCAAGGAGGAGCCCCAGACGGTCCCCGAGGCGCAGAGCCGGGACGGCACGCCGCCCATGTCCCCCATCAATATGGAGGACCAGGAGCGCATCAAGGTGGAACGCAAACGACTGCGCAACCGGCTGGCGGCCACCAAGTGCCGCAAGCGCAAACTGGAGCGCATCGCCAGACTGGAGGACAAGGTGAAGAGTCTCAAGACGGAGAACGCCGGCCTGTCCAACACGGCCAGCCTGCTGCGGGAGCAGGTGGCGCAGCTCAAACAGAAGGTCATGAACCACGTCAACAACGGCTGCCAGCTGCTGCTCACGGTCAAGATGCAGAACTTCTGA